In the Purpureocillium takamizusanense chromosome 5, complete sequence genome, one interval contains:
- a CDS encoding uncharacterized protein (EggNog:ENOG503PQD2): MDAKLAARNEAEELCNLVEEQLTFGPPDKCVPAIEDLPPEISAVISRPGGCPPKGAQHNETFIKARKCLQTCAEIARQYQEFNRRPTGIKKPNLESWNQDVKDLRALNHRAMTMSIQALNGIVMARAQRDAGRTRDEIDAIASELLEGAIPKDIEDTWGTMARKVVKLLGSAAELLPMEVE, translated from the exons ATGGACGCGAAGTTGGCGGCCCGCAACGAGGCAGAGGAATTGTgcaacctcgtcgaggaacagCTGACTTTTGGACC ACCCGATAAATGCGTTCCCGCGATCGAAGACCTGCCTCCAGAGATTTCGGCGGTCATTAGTCGTCCAGGTGGCTGTCCTCCCAAAGGAGCGCAGCACAATGAGACGTTTATCAAGGCCCGCAAATGCTTGCAGACCTGCGCTGAAATAGCGAGGCAATATCAGGAATTCAATAGACGGCCTACTGGGATCAAGAAACCCAACTTGGAGTCTTGGAATCAGGACGTCAAGGACTTGAGGGCACTGAACCATCGCGCTATGACCATGTCAATTCAGGCGTTGAATGGCATCGTCATGGCAAGAGCCCAGAGGGACGCCGGACGAACAAGAGACGAAATCGATGCGATTGCATCGGAGCTACTCGAAGGGGCTATCCCAAAGGACATTGAAGATACATGGGGTACGATGGCACGGAAGGTTGTGAAGTTGCTTGGTAgtgcggccgagctgctgccgaTGGAGGTTGAGTAG
- a CDS encoding uncharacterized protein (COG:J~EggNog:ENOG503NWIS), with protein sequence MPQHGAPQPLRASLSASTRTKGSLHQTSFNFMLPTRADAPLTDSANSLNRYSMPVTRSRNGLYDMNLDQTNTTRFLFGDEEPKALHRGQTPDEHFPTLVRREDQMLSASSAALDLALSPSPNPEASAINRWSRVNHHRPQQSLSSINGVSSAQAGDLASIGSRPNSLRHSLDLKYISENAIESSGGIMNPSANHNMNTTPPRLQSSFSANDVPTVKNPAGAAIMGGNANNHAQQHFHNHNASIGRIPAGALPTRGHNRELSSDSNANGGREQAGGFPSIQSALHASAPPFGPSITSAAPTSSASAISSPTSAAPTGQFHGFFPTNGYAPAGANGAGNFGMPMLAAQMQQMNMNGVNNGNTVYPPQNYTGYGSMPYNPAGQRDSQARVIQHRRQLDNEAMSRYHNMPLDSFRGQIYDLCKDQHGCRYLQKKLEERNPSQVTMIWEETNQHVIELMMDPFGNYLCQKLLEFCNDDERTVLIQNASQDMVRIALNQHGTRALQKMIEFVNTGQQVRLIIEALRFRVVELIQDLNGNHVIQKCLNKLTSTDAQFIFDAVGNNCVDVGTHRHGCCVLQRCIDHASGHQKSWLVDRITGHARVLVQDPFGNYVVQYIIDLNEPSFTDPVVQSFKGCVGSLSRHKFSSNVIEKCLRCAGPESKDMIVDELLAPQEIDRNLRDSFGNYVVQTALEFATPHQKYRLVEAIRPLLPQIRNTPYGRRIQAKIAMYDNRGSAASSGQATPADNTQGQIPIRPGHGHTRGMSGNAPMLASNGLATNGGSLSGLAAQGMRQNGPIHSGTTALGAPGATTSGPAQYQPAQQQPQQPQQLHTVQQPGAQQGQAEQGHMQPGPVQQPQFSQMPPAEYTPNNSSTDTSEARWV encoded by the exons ATGCCTCAGCACGGTGCACCGCAGCCATTGCGCGCGAGCCTGTCCGCCTCCACCCGCACCAAGGGCTCGTTGCATCAAACATCTTTCAACTTCATGCTTCCCACGCGAGCTGATGCACCACTGACCGACTCCGCCAACAGCTTGAATCGCTACTCAATGCCGGTAACTCGGTCGCGAAACGGATTGTACGACATGAATCTCGACCAGACCAACACTACGCGCTTCCTGTTTGGCGACGAAGAACCCAAGGCGCTCCATCGCGGGCAGACGCCTGACGAGCATTTCCCCACTCTCGTGAGGCGGGAAGATCAGATG CTTTCAGCGTCTTCTGCCGCGCTCGATCTTGCGCTCTCCCCGTCTCCTAACCCTGAAGCATCCGCCATCAACCGCTGGAGTCGTGTTAACCATCACCGCCCGCAACAGAGCCTCTCGTCCATCAACGGGGTGTCTTCGGCCCAGGCTGGGGACCTTGCAAGCATCGGCAGCCGACCGAACTCGCTTCGCCACTCACTTGATCTCAAGTATATCTCGGAGAACGCGATCGAGTCGTCTGGTGGCATCATGAATCCGTCCGCCAACCACAACATGAACACCACCCCGCCCCGACTGCAGAGCTCCTTCTCTGCCAATGACGTGCCTACGGTTAAGAACCCGGCAGGCGCTGCTATAATGGGAGGCAACGCAAACAACCATGCTCAACAGCATTTCCACAATCACAACGCCAGCATCGGCCGCATCCCCGCTGGTGCCCTGCCTACCCGCGGTCATAACCGCGAGCTGTCGAGCGACAGCAACGCCAACGGTGGCCGAGAGCAAGCGGGCGGCTTCCCGTCCATCCAGTCCGCGCTTCATGCTAGCGCGCCACCATTTGGCCCAAGCATCACGTCGGCAGCGCCAACATCGAGCGCTTCGGCCATCTCGTCGCCTACCAGCGCAGCCCCTACAGGCCAGTTCCACGGCTTCTTCCCCACCAATGGATATGCTCCAGCTGGTGCCAACGGCGCGGGAAACTTTGGCATGCCGATGCTTGCAGCGCAAATGCAGCAGATGAACATGAACGGCGTCAACAACGGAAACACGGTGTACCCCCCTCAGAACTACACCGGCTACGGCTCCATGCCATACAACCCGGCCGGTCAACGTGACAGCCAGGCACGTGTGatccagcaccgccgccagctggaTAATGAAG CCATGTCGCGGTACCACAACATGCCTCTGGATTCGTTCCGAGGCCAAATCTACGACCTGTGCAAGGATCAGCACGGCTGTCGCTATCTTCAGAAAAAGCTCGAGGAACGCAATCCGAGCCAGGTCACCATGATCTGGGAGGAGACAAACCAACATGTCATCGAGCTTATGATGGACCCGTTTGGTAATTATTTGTGCCAAAAGCTCCTCGAGTTTTgcaatgacgacgagcgtACCGTTTTGATTCAAAACGCGTCACAGGACATGGTCCGCATCGCCTTGAACCAGCATGGAACCAGAGCTCTGCAGAAGATGATTGAGTTCGTCAACACTGGACAGCAGGTCCGACTTATCATTGAGGCCCTGCGCTTCCGAGTTGTTGAGCTCATCCAGGACCTCAACGGCAATCACGTCATCCAAAAGTGCCTCAACAAGCTTACCTCGACCGATGCCCAGTTCATCTTTGATGCGGTTGGCAACAACTGCGTCGATGTGGGCACGCATCGACACGGATGCTGTGTGCTCCAGCGTTGCATCGACCACGCCTCCGGCCACCAGAAGTCTTGGCTGGTCGACCGCATCACGGGCCATGCTCGTGTTCTCGTGCAGGACCCTTTCGGCAACTATGTCGTTCAGTACATCATCGACCTCAACGAGCCGAGCTTCACGGACCCTGTCGTCCAATCTTTCAAAGGCTGCGTCGGATCGTTGTCTCGTCACAAGTTTAGCTCCAATGTGATTGAGAAGTGTCTCCGATGCGCTGGACCCGAGTCCAAGGACATGattgtcgacgagctgcttgcTCCGCAGGAGATTGACCGTAACTTGCGGGATTCGTTCGGCAATTACGTCGTTCAGACGGCTCTGGAGTTCGCCACGCCACATCAGAAGTATCGCCTGGTCGAGGCCATTCGCCCGCTTCTCCCACAAATCCGCAATACTCCTTACGGGCGTCGCATCCAGGCCAAGATCGCCATGTACGACAATCGTGGGAGCGCGGCTTCCAGCGGCCAGGCTACCCCTGCCGACAACACCCAAGGTCAGATCCCCATCCGTCCCGGTCATGGTCATACTCGTGGCATGTCTGGGAACGCTCCCATGTTGGCCAGCAATGGACTCGCAACCAACGGTGGCAGCTTGTCAGGATTGGCCGCGCAGGGTATGCGTCAGAATGGCCCGATTCATTCCGGCACCACGGCCTTGGGAGCCCCCGGCGCAACGACGTCTGGACCGGCGCAGTATcagcccgcccagcagcagccgcagcagccgcagcagctgcacaCCGTTCAACAGCCCGGTGCtcagcaaggccaagcagaGCAAGGCCACATGCAGCCTGGCCCTGTCCAGCAGCCCCAGTTCAGCCagatgccgccggccgagtaCACGCCGAACAACTCCTCGACGGACACCAGCGAGGCACGCTGGGTGTAA
- the RPL15 gene encoding 60S ribosomal protein L15 (COG:J~EggNog:ENOG503NV1F~BUSCO:EOG09264L0C), with protein sequence MSVESSKYDLLLHPSASFFWGATQNSPLIPPCTSGKRRTWQACEGPVKPVNQHLICGNFDLCSSSLSPLLTTGRNFTSQSAKMGALKYVEELQKKKQSDVMRFLLRVRCWEFRQLNVIHRASRPSRPDKARRLGYKAKQGYVVYRVRVRRGGRKRPVPKGATYGKPTNQGVNQLKYQRSLKSTAEERVGRRCANLRVLNSYWINQDSTYKYYEVILVDPQHKAIRIDPRINWIVNPVHKHRESRGLTATGKKSRGLNKGHRYNKTKAGRRKTWKRHNTLSLWRYR encoded by the exons ATGAGTGTGGAATCCTCGAAATACGACTTGCTGTTGCATCCAAGTGCATCTTTCTTTTGGGGTGCAACGCAGAACAGCCCACTCATCCCGCCTTGCACGAGCGGCAAAAGGAGAACATGGCAGGCCTGTGAGGGCCCAGTCAAGCCGGTGAACCAGCATCTGA TTTGTGGAAATTTTGacctctgctcctcctccctctcacCACTACTAACCACCGGCAGGAATTTCACCTCACAATCCG CCAAGATGGGTGCCCTCAAGTATGTCGAGGAGCTtcagaagaagaagcagtcCGATGTGATGCGCTTCCTTCTGCGCGTGCGCTGCTGGGAG TTCCGTCAGCTGAACGTCATCCACCGCGcctcgcgcccgtcgcgccccgacaaggcccgccgcctcggatACAAGGCCAAGCAGGGCTATGTCGTCTaccgcgtccgcgtccgccgcggTGGCCGCAAGCGCCCCGTCCCTAAGGGTGCCACCTATG GCAAGCCCACCAACCAGGGTGTGAACCAGCTCAAGTACCAGCGCTCCCTCAAGtccaccgccgaggagcgtgtcggccgccgctgcgccaACCTGCGCGTCCTCAACTCGTATTGGATCAACCAGGACTCCACCTACAAGTACTACGaggtcatcctcgtcgaccccCAGCACAAGGCCATCCGCATCGACCCCCGCATCAACTGGATCGTCAACCCCGTGCACAAGCACCGCGAGTCCCGCGGCCTCACTGCCACCGGCAAGAAGTCCCGCGGCCTCAACAAGGGCCACCGCTAcaacaagaccaaggccGGCCGCAGAAAGACCTGGAAGCGCCACAACACCCTGTCCCTGTGGCGCTACCGATAA